The region GACAACATGTATCGGCCGACGCATCTGGTGCTCGATCTGGATCCGCCTGGCGACAACGCTTTTCGCGCTGTCGTTGCTGTCGCCAAGCTGGTGCGGCAAGCCCTGGCAGACAACGGCCTTTCCGGTGCCGTCAAGACCAGCGGCGCGAAGGGACTGCACATCTTCGTTCCCGTCGACGACAGCGCGCCGGGCGACGACGTCGCGGCGGCCACCCGGGCACTGGCCGCGCAGGCCGAGGCGCTGGACCCTGCCATCGCCACAACGGCTTTCATCGTCGAGGACCGCGAGGGGAAGGTGTTCGTCGATTCGACTCGGGCAGGCGGTGCGACGATCGTCGCCGCCTACAGTCCGCGCCTTCGCGCGGGCACACCGGTGTCCTTTCCAGTGGACTGGGCGAACCTCGACGCCGTCACGCCCGCCGATTTCACGTTGCACACGGCGGTCGACGCGCTTTGCGGGCGCGACCCGTGGGCACACGCGATGCCTGCGCCACAACGCCTGCCGCGCGACCTCATCGAGTTCGGCCGTACGATTCCTGTCGCCAGGGTGGCCGCCATGCACGAAGGGAAGCGCCGCGCCAGGGCGGCGAGGAGGAGTCCGTGACCGGTACCGAAGTGACGGCGGCAACGTCGGTGTTGGAACGGCTGCCCGTCACCCGCTGGCATTGGCGGCTGGTGGTAATCGTCGGGCTCGGCACCTTCTTCGACCTGTACGAGGTCTTCCTCGGCGCCGTGCTGGCACCCGTGCTGGCAGGTGAGTTCCACCTCGGCACCGCAGGCAAGGCGATGGTGATCTCGAGCGGGTTCGCCGGCATGTTCGTCGGCGCGAGCGTGTTGTCGATCGTCGCCGACCGGCTCGGACGCCGACGCGTGTTCATCCTCAATCTGCTTGTCTATTCGCTGTTTTCACTGATGGCGGCGTTCTCACCGAATATCGAGACGTTTCTGGTGCTGCGCTTTCTTGCCGGCATCGGACTCGGCGCCGAACTGGTGCTCGTCGACACCTACCTGGCCGAGTTCGTGCCAGCCAGGGTCCGCGGCAGGCTGACGGCGTGGGCCTACACGCTGGGGTTCGTCGGCGTCCCGCTTGCGGCGCTGCTCGGGGGCAAGCTCGTCGCGCAGCGTCACCTGTTCGGCATCGACGGGTGGCGGTGGCTGCTGGTGTTCGGCGCGCTGGGCGCGGTGTTCGTGCTGGCGGTACGGACGATGCTGCCGGAGTCGCCGCGGTGGCTGGAAAGCCGCGGCCGCAACGCAGAGGCAAGCGCACTGGTGGCATCGATCGTCGCCAAGGTCGCACCGGGCACCGCGTTGCCGCCGAGCCAGGCCGACACGGCCCTCGGCGAAGACGATGCGCGCACCGTCCGTGACGTGCTGCG is a window of Mycobacterium sp. 3519A DNA encoding:
- a CDS encoding MFS transporter, coding for MTGTEVTAATSVLERLPVTRWHWRLVVIVGLGTFFDLYEVFLGAVLAPVLAGEFHLGTAGKAMVISSGFAGMFVGASVLSIVADRLGRRRVFILNLLVYSLFSLMAAFSPNIETFLVLRFLAGIGLGAELVLVDTYLAEFVPARVRGRLTAWAYTLGFVGVPLAALLGGKLVAQRHLFGIDGWRWLLVFGALGAVFVLAVRTMLPESPRWLESRGRNAEASALVASIVAKVAPGTALPPSQADTALGEDDARTVRDVLRIAFRDYRKRTVMLVNFQVLQTVAYYGFGTLAPLVLVSKGFEVTQSLGYAALTFAGYPLGSLISVPLVERFERKFLIIYSALGIGVCGIVFAAAENVVLIVVAGFLLTAISNIFSNAFHIYQAEIFPTAIRSTASGICYSLSRATSTVLPFIAVPALAALGPVAVFSGSAVLIVLLCLDVGLLGPRSTGLELEAVQQVS
- a CDS encoding DNA polymerase domain-containing protein, which codes for MSGAEQRAGVALTNLDQPLSPVSNATKRDLVDYLDAVADRMLPGLAYRPLTVMRVLRGQAPFMQKNAPKYTPDWVKTVSIWAEASRREVHYPLCNDRRTLLWLANQRAVEYHPSLGLADNMYRPTHLVLDLDPPGDNAFRAVVAVAKLVRQALADNGLSGAVKTSGAKGLHIFVPVDDSAPGDDVAAATRALAAQAEALDPAIATTAFIVEDREGKVFVDSTRAGGATIVAAYSPRLRAGTPVSFPVDWANLDAVTPADFTLHTAVDALCGRDPWAHAMPAPQRLPRDLIEFGRTIPVARVAAMHEGKRRARAARRSP